Proteins encoded in a region of the Oceanidesulfovibrio indonesiensis genome:
- a CDS encoding DUF6573 family protein: protein MNDDGFELIYSYSRKQAIEDGVLVDVSEQARASGFKIPVCVGDNLYHGYVVPPEGMEGEGQSLEGRLHDLLEMTKNAARNSSESDRVYFEVLFLTSPGHLEKVRCVAVVGPGDKLEPVMTICLPMDL, encoded by the coding sequence ATGAATGACGATGGATTCGAACTGATTTACTCCTACTCCCGCAAGCAGGCAATCGAAGACGGGGTGTTGGTCGATGTGAGCGAGCAAGCCCGCGCTTCGGGGTTTAAGATTCCTGTCTGCGTCGGCGACAACCTCTACCATGGCTACGTCGTCCCTCCAGAGGGGATGGAAGGGGAAGGGCAGTCCCTCGAAGGACGGCTCCATGATCTGTTGGAGATGACGAAAAATGCTGCTAGAAATAGCAGCGAGAGTGATCGAGTGTATTTCGAAGTCCTGTTTCTGACCTCACCAGGACATCTTGAAAAGGTTCGGTGCGTGGCGGTGGTCGGGCCGGGAGACAAGCTTGAGCCGGTCATGACCATCTGCCTTCCGATGGATTTGTAG
- the mads1 gene encoding methylation-associated defense system helix-turn-helix domain-containing protein MAD1: protein MEDRYLSVAEIAEYLGIKEDTVYKWISAKRLPAHKVGRLWKFKKTEVDEWIRQGKTR from the coding sequence ATGGAGGATAGATATCTCTCAGTGGCTGAAATCGCTGAATATCTCGGCATCAAAGAAGATACCGTCTATAAATGGATCAGTGCGAAGCGGCTTCCGGCGCATAAAGTAGGCCGACTTTGGAAATTCAAAAAAACCGAAGTAGACGAATGGATTCGTCAAGGAAAGACAAGGTAG